A stretch of the Streptosporangium sp. NBC_01755 genome encodes the following:
- a CDS encoding ABC transporter ATP-binding protein, protein MTVPVLSLKDITKVYGRGDAEVRALRGVSLSVERGDYVAIMGASGSGKSTLMNILGCLDVPTSGDYHIDGTDVGSLDERRLAVLRNRKIGFVFQSFNLIPRMSALANVELPMAYGGVGAADRRARALAALEQVGLSDRVRHEPNELSGGQQQRVAVARALVTAPALLLADEPTGNLDTASTEDVLGILDRLSVSGRTIMIITHEDDVAAHAKRVIRLVDGRIIEDRRQASADGLPPRMSEVTR, encoded by the coding sequence ATGACCGTCCCCGTCCTCTCCCTGAAGGACATCACCAAGGTGTACGGCCGAGGAGACGCCGAGGTCCGGGCGCTGCGGGGCGTCTCGCTCAGCGTCGAGCGGGGCGACTACGTCGCCATCATGGGCGCCTCCGGATCAGGCAAGTCCACGCTCATGAACATCCTGGGCTGCCTGGACGTGCCCACCTCCGGCGACTACCACATCGACGGCACCGACGTCGGCTCACTGGACGAGCGCCGGCTCGCCGTGCTCCGCAACCGGAAGATCGGGTTCGTCTTCCAGTCGTTCAACCTCATCCCCCGGATGAGCGCGCTCGCCAACGTCGAGCTGCCCATGGCGTACGGCGGGGTCGGCGCCGCGGATCGGCGGGCCCGCGCCCTGGCGGCACTGGAGCAGGTCGGCCTGTCCGACCGGGTCCGCCACGAGCCGAACGAGCTCTCCGGTGGCCAGCAGCAGCGGGTGGCCGTGGCCAGGGCGCTGGTCACCGCGCCCGCACTCCTCCTCGCCGACGAGCCGACCGGCAACCTCGACACCGCCTCCACCGAGGACGTGCTGGGCATCCTCGACAGGCTCAGCGTCTCGGGCAGGACGATCATGATCATCACCCATGAGGACGATGTGGCCGCCCACGCCAAGCGGGTCATCCGCCTGGTGGACGGCCGGATCATCGAGGATCGCCGCCAGGCCTCCGCCGACGGTCTCCCGCCCCGAATGTCGGAGGTCACCAGGTGA
- a CDS encoding efflux RND transporter periplasmic adaptor subunit, which translates to MKLSTKRGALIVNGALGVLLLGGAVIAYSSLGGEASSADAAVRTVQVTRATVTASVSASGAVASARARALDFASSGTVEKIYVKAGDKVTKGQILARLDDDSAQESLDAAAAALDTADDDTSTAAAYAQYVTARNTYRAARRAVEGTVIKAPFSATVTAVNGTVGGSSGASAKATGNEGSTGSAGNSGGSGASGGTSSGSDGTGGFIDIADTGELQLVGTFTESDVTRLKVGQAASIGFDALSGVTAAGKVIQIQPTATTSNNVVQYPVTISFTEVPDEVRLGQTATVGVVVESVEDVLAVSSTVISTTGSRSTVTVLRDGRQVPVQVELGVKGDMLTEIKSGLNEGDQVVRPAATGTTTQQGGGFPGLGGGGGRGGGGGLGGGGGAGR; encoded by the coding sequence GTGAAGCTGTCGACCAAGCGCGGAGCGCTGATCGTGAACGGGGCCCTCGGGGTCCTGTTGCTGGGCGGAGCGGTGATCGCCTACTCCTCCCTCGGCGGCGAGGCATCATCCGCCGACGCCGCGGTGCGGACCGTGCAGGTGACCCGGGCCACGGTCACCGCCTCCGTCTCCGCCTCGGGGGCCGTGGCCAGCGCCCGCGCACGGGCGCTCGATTTCGCATCGAGCGGCACCGTCGAGAAGATCTACGTCAAGGCGGGGGACAAGGTCACCAAGGGCCAGATCCTCGCCAGGCTGGACGACGACTCGGCGCAGGAAAGCCTGGACGCGGCCGCCGCCGCCCTCGACACCGCGGACGACGACACCTCGACCGCCGCGGCCTACGCCCAGTACGTCACGGCCAGGAACACCTACCGGGCCGCGCGGCGCGCGGTGGAGGGCACGGTCATCAAGGCGCCGTTCTCCGCTACCGTCACCGCGGTCAACGGCACGGTCGGGGGCTCCTCGGGTGCGTCCGCCAAGGCCACCGGTAACGAGGGCAGCACGGGCAGTGCGGGCAACTCGGGCGGCTCCGGTGCCTCCGGCGGTACGTCGAGCGGCTCGGATGGCACGGGCGGTTTCATAGACATCGCCGACACCGGCGAACTCCAGCTCGTCGGCACCTTCACCGAGTCCGACGTCACCCGGCTCAAGGTCGGCCAGGCGGCGTCCATCGGGTTCGACGCGCTCAGCGGCGTCACCGCGGCCGGGAAGGTCATCCAGATCCAGCCGACTGCCACCACCAGCAACAACGTGGTCCAATACCCGGTGACGATCTCCTTCACCGAGGTGCCGGACGAGGTCAGGCTTGGCCAGACGGCCACGGTCGGGGTCGTCGTCGAGAGTGTGGAGGACGTTCTCGCGGTCTCCTCCACGGTGATCTCCACGACGGGCTCCCGCAGTACCGTGACAGTCCTGCGGGACGGGCGGCAGGTGCCCGTCCAGGTGGAGCTCGGGGTCAAGGGCGACATGCTCACCGAGATCAAATCCGGGCTGAACGAGGGCGACCAGGTGGTCCGCCCGGCTGCCACGGGGACCACCACCCAGCAGGGCGGAGGTTTCCCCGGCCTCGGCGGCGGGGGTGGTCGCGGCGGCGGCGGCGGTCTCGGCGGCGGGGGAGGAGCGGGCAGATGA
- a CDS encoding efflux RND transporter periplasmic adaptor subunit: protein MRPTHLPKNLRTGGLALAALVLVGAGAIVALDGGSDQAPRGEPAFARRGTVTAAVSAAGNTVDDGTRDLAFGGSGTVTKVYVKAGDKVGRGDVLARIGSAPARERYTAAKAQLAAAEEALEEAGSTAESTSGNTTGGVPQQTRQGTQQQGTQGQTGADRSDPAGQTGCEPTATRPPGAGAPPAPTGTDAPAPVPEPAGAEREIRVVPAGGIVPAGYRLTTPPVTPTPVRDSAPASATARSFAPAAALARTSPATPAATPTPTPTAAGGPGDDSPQPAPTVTVTVTAAPTVTVTATATVTVTARPDGGGPPATSEPAPTTRPSGPATNPGGPSGPATHPGPTAAPTTAKPTATARPTTGRTPAPGSTGCSTPKPGANTGTGTGANAGAGAGAGANAGAGAGAGANAGQNSGQAAKQDTAPKTGQGGGADASTGGAGQGTLSVEQAEARVKQAQAELTDATEELAGVRIVAPADGTVMSVAGAVGDSTGTGTFLTLGDLDELQVEALFTESDIGSLELGQQATITLATRQGERYTGTVTGIAPTATTTDRLVRYGVTIAFDKPPADLMVGQTASVTVTVAKSAETLYVPAQAVKTSEGISRVTVQGGTERVVETGVRGDQYVEITSGLAENDRVVMPGGAADGEFPDSSWPETGAGAP, encoded by the coding sequence ATGAGACCGACCCATCTCCCGAAGAACCTGCGCACGGGAGGACTCGCCCTGGCCGCCCTCGTCCTGGTGGGCGCGGGCGCGATCGTCGCACTCGACGGCGGCTCCGACCAGGCCCCCCGGGGGGAGCCGGCCTTCGCCAGACGCGGGACGGTGACCGCCGCGGTGTCGGCCGCGGGCAACACCGTGGACGACGGCACCCGCGACCTGGCCTTCGGTGGATCGGGAACGGTCACGAAGGTCTACGTCAAGGCCGGGGACAAGGTCGGCAGGGGAGATGTGCTCGCCAGGATCGGCTCCGCGCCCGCACGCGAGCGCTACACCGCCGCGAAAGCGCAACTCGCGGCGGCCGAGGAGGCGCTGGAGGAGGCCGGAAGCACGGCGGAAAGCACATCGGGGAATACGACAGGCGGAGTTCCCCAGCAGACCCGGCAGGGGACACAGCAGCAGGGGACACAGGGCCAGACGGGAGCCGACCGGTCCGATCCCGCCGGGCAGACCGGATGTGAGCCCACCGCGACGCGGCCACCGGGGGCGGGCGCCCCCCCTGCCCCGACCGGGACGGACGCTCCTGCCCCGGTGCCCGAGCCGGCCGGAGCCGAGCGAGAGATACGGGTCGTCCCGGCCGGCGGGATCGTACCCGCCGGATACCGCCTCACGACGCCACCGGTCACGCCCACCCCCGTACGCGACTCGGCCCCCGCGTCCGCGACGGCGCGCTCCTTCGCTCCGGCCGCCGCGCTCGCGCGGACCTCGCCCGCGACGCCCGCGGCCACCCCGACACCGACACCGACAGCGGCGGGAGGGCCGGGGGACGACTCTCCCCAGCCGGCGCCGACGGTCACCGTCACCGTAACGGCCGCTCCGACGGTGACGGTGACGGCCACCGCGACGGTCACCGTGACCGCGAGACCGGACGGTGGCGGGCCACCCGCGACCTCGGAACCGGCGCCTACGACCCGGCCCTCAGGACCGGCGACCAACCCGGGTGGTCCCTCAGGACCGGCGACCCACCCCGGGCCGACTGCCGCCCCCACGACCGCCAAGCCGACGGCAACCGCCAGGCCCACCACCGGCAGGACGCCGGCTCCCGGGTCCACCGGATGCTCCACCCCGAAACCGGGCGCGAACACCGGCACGGGCACGGGTGCGAACGCGGGCGCCGGTGCGGGCGCCGGTGCGAACGCGGGCGCGGGCGCCGGTGCGGGTGCGAACGCGGGCCAGAACTCCGGGCAGGCCGCAAAGCAGGACACCGCCCCGAAAACCGGGCAGGGTGGCGGCGCTGACGCCTCCACCGGCGGGGCCGGGCAGGGAACGCTCAGCGTGGAGCAGGCCGAGGCCCGCGTGAAGCAGGCTCAGGCGGAGCTGACCGACGCCACGGAGGAACTGGCGGGCGTGCGGATCGTCGCTCCCGCCGACGGCACCGTCATGTCCGTGGCCGGCGCGGTCGGCGACAGCACGGGTACCGGGACGTTCCTCACCCTGGGAGACCTGGACGAGCTCCAGGTGGAGGCGCTGTTCACCGAGTCGGACATCGGCAGCCTGGAGCTGGGCCAACAGGCGACGATCACCCTGGCCACACGGCAGGGGGAGCGGTACACGGGCACCGTGACCGGCATCGCCCCCACCGCGACCACCACGGACCGCCTGGTGAGGTACGGCGTCACGATCGCGTTCGACAAGCCCCCGGCGGACCTCATGGTGGGTCAGACCGCCTCGGTCACCGTGACCGTCGCCAAGTCCGCGGAGACGCTCTATGTCCCGGCTCAGGCGGTGAAAACCAGCGAGGGGATCTCCCGGGTCACCGTGCAGGGCGGCACCGAGCGGGTCGTGGAGACGGGCGTCCGTGGCGACCAGTACGTCGAGATCACCTCAGGACTGGCCGAGAACGACCGGGTGGTGATGCCCGGCGGCGCGGCCGACGGGGAGTTCCCCGACAGCAGTTGGCCGGAGACCGGCGCCGGCGCCCCCTGA
- a CDS encoding GTPase — MKLLRREKAVSLDDRLAALARAADLADGRLDAEAVAVARSVVSRAGVRASLSVDHTAVALAGATGSGKSSLFNLLSGTSLATVGVTRPTTSTAQAALWEGGGAGPLLDWLGVPRRHELLDTSGSAGVTPERDREIRSADVAQEEFASGEHELLDVPGSGVSEGGREIRSAGPVPDAPVPVGQPSGMDGEAAGLILLDLPDHDSIEPSHRLEVDRLVELVDLLVWVLDPQKYADAAVHDRYLRPLARHREVTVVVLNQIDRLSPAAAERCLKDLRRLLDTDGPAGVPVIGVSARTGAGIPELRSLLASRVANRRSWAARLAADTGMAADALGEASSATTPGENLSMDNLVKPLRDALSEAAGVPAVVEAVARSYRHRSIAATGWPPTRWIRRLRPDPLRRLRLDATSRASGESGEQGNIEGNIVGRTSIPVATVVQRSRMDNAIREAARSASAGLPAPWTAAVRQAARSHGDELEDGLDRAVATTSLGAARRPLWWRLAGLAQWPALATVLAGGAWLLALVAIDYLRLPQLYLPTAGELPWPTTLLIGGVLLGLLIALLSRVASWAGGRRRARRAARALRESVDRVARELVLDPVEEELSRYHRFTEAVTLARNGTRR, encoded by the coding sequence GTGAAGCTGCTGCGAAGGGAGAAGGCGGTCTCGCTGGACGACCGGCTGGCGGCGCTGGCACGGGCCGCCGACCTGGCCGACGGGCGGCTGGACGCCGAGGCGGTCGCCGTGGCGCGTTCGGTGGTCTCCCGCGCCGGGGTACGGGCAAGCCTGTCGGTCGACCACACCGCGGTCGCGCTGGCCGGAGCCACCGGCAGTGGTAAGTCCTCGTTGTTCAACCTGCTGTCCGGCACCTCGCTCGCCACGGTCGGGGTCACCCGGCCGACCACCTCGACCGCCCAGGCCGCCCTTTGGGAGGGCGGCGGGGCAGGACCGCTACTCGACTGGCTGGGTGTCCCCCGCCGTCACGAGCTCCTGGACACCTCAGGCTCGGCCGGTGTCACCCCCGAGAGGGATCGCGAGATCCGCTCCGCTGACGTCGCCCAGGAGGAGTTCGCCTCCGGGGAGCACGAGCTTCTCGACGTTCCCGGCTCCGGCGTCTCCGAGGGTGGTCGCGAGATCCGTTCCGCCGGTCCCGTCCCCGATGCTCCGGTGCCCGTCGGTCAGCCGTCCGGGATGGACGGGGAGGCCGCGGGGCTGATCCTGCTCGACCTGCCCGACCACGACTCGATCGAGCCCTCGCACCGGCTGGAGGTCGACCGGCTCGTCGAGCTGGTCGACCTGCTGGTCTGGGTGCTCGATCCGCAGAAGTACGCCGACGCGGCGGTCCACGACCGCTACCTCAGGCCGCTGGCCCGGCACCGGGAGGTCACGGTCGTCGTCCTCAACCAGATCGACCGGCTCTCCCCGGCCGCCGCCGAGCGGTGCCTGAAGGACCTCCGGCGGCTCCTCGACACCGACGGGCCGGCCGGGGTGCCGGTGATCGGGGTCTCCGCCCGCACCGGCGCGGGCATCCCCGAGTTGCGCTCCCTGCTCGCCTCCCGGGTCGCCAACCGGCGGTCCTGGGCCGCACGCCTCGCCGCCGACACCGGTATGGCCGCCGACGCGCTTGGAGAGGCGTCCAGCGCCACCACTCCAGGAGAGAACCTCTCGATGGACAATCTGGTGAAGCCGCTGAGGGACGCGCTGTCGGAGGCCGCCGGGGTGCCGGCCGTCGTCGAGGCCGTGGCCAGGTCCTACCGGCACCGCTCGATCGCCGCCACCGGATGGCCGCCCACCCGGTGGATCCGCCGCCTGCGGCCCGACCCGCTCCGCCGCCTCCGCCTGGACGCCACCAGCCGTGCCTCGGGGGAGTCGGGGGAGCAGGGAAACATTGAGGGGAACATCGTCGGGAGGACCTCGATCCCCGTCGCGACGGTCGTCCAGCGCTCCCGGATGGACAACGCGATCAGAGAGGCCGCGAGAAGCGCCTCGGCCGGGCTGCCCGCGCCGTGGACGGCGGCCGTGCGGCAGGCGGCGAGGTCACACGGGGACGAACTGGAGGACGGCCTGGACCGAGCGGTCGCCACCACCTCTCTCGGCGCCGCCCGGCGGCCCCTGTGGTGGCGGCTGGCCGGGCTGGCGCAGTGGCCGGCGCTGGCGACGGTGCTCGCCGGAGGGGCCTGGCTGCTCGCCCTGGTCGCCATCGACTACCTACGACTTCCGCAGCTCTACCTGCCGACGGCGGGAGAGCTGCCCTGGCCCACCACGCTGCTGATCGGGGGTGTCCTGCTCGGCCTGCTGATCGCGCTGCTCTCCCGGGTGGCCTCCTGGGCCGGCGGCCGGCGCCGCGCCCGCAGGGCGGCGAGGGCACTGCGGGAAAGCGTCGACCGGGTCGCCCGCGAGCTGGTGCTCGACCCGGTGGAGGAGGAGCTGTCCCGATACCACCGCTTCACCGAGGCGGTCACGCTGGCCAGGAACGGCACTCGCAGGTGA
- a CDS encoding response regulator transcription factor: MSEPRGVLDSVEARLLVVDDEPNIRELLSASLRLSGFEVVTAADGREAMQFAERIRPDLVVLDVMLPDMDGFAVAGRLREMSEQMPVLFLTARDGTDDKVAGLRVADDYVTKPFSLEEVLARIRAVLRRTRGDLDLPVRLQVGDLELDEEAHQVWRSGVPVRLSPTEFKLLHYFMVNSGRVLSKAQILDHVWNYDFGGDAGVVESYVSYLRRKVDTAEPRLIHTLRGVGYVLRPPRND; this comes from the coding sequence GTGAGCGAGCCTCGGGGGGTGCTGGACAGTGTGGAAGCCCGATTGCTGGTCGTGGACGACGAACCGAATATCAGGGAGTTACTCTCGGCCAGCCTGCGACTCTCCGGATTCGAGGTGGTGACCGCGGCGGACGGACGGGAGGCCATGCAGTTCGCCGAGCGCATCCGTCCCGACCTTGTCGTGCTGGACGTGATGCTGCCCGACATGGATGGCTTCGCCGTGGCCGGGCGGCTGCGGGAGATGAGCGAGCAGATGCCCGTGCTCTTCCTCACCGCGCGGGACGGCACCGACGACAAGGTCGCCGGGCTGCGCGTGGCCGACGACTACGTGACCAAGCCGTTCAGCCTGGAGGAGGTCCTCGCCCGAATCCGGGCCGTGCTCCGGCGTACCAGGGGAGACCTCGACCTGCCCGTCCGCCTGCAGGTCGGCGACCTGGAGTTGGACGAGGAGGCGCACCAGGTCTGGCGGTCCGGCGTCCCGGTGCGGTTGTCGCCCACCGAGTTCAAGCTTCTGCACTACTTCATGGTCAACAGCGGCAGGGTGCTGTCCAAGGCGCAGATCCTCGACCACGTCTGGAACTATGACTTCGGCGGCGACGCCGGGGTGGTCGAGTCCTACGTCTCCTACCTGCGCCGGAAGGTCGACACGGCCGAGCCACGGCTCATCCACACCCTCCGCGGGGTGGGATACGTTCTGCGCCCCCCGCGCAATGATTGA
- a CDS encoding ABC transporter permease: MSRLEILRFALRGLAANKLRSFLTTLGILIGVAAVILLVAFGEGASQSIQQSIQRLGANTLTISASFAGGGGGGFGGAGAGLAGGGQNSGPRTQARPLTLEDARALTDREQVPSVRSVSPVVTMNSAAAVHEGAGHTIAQLVGTYPSYFEATNKPVESGTYFVNDDVLAARKVMVIGRTVAEGLFGTADPVGRPVSVSGVPFTVIGVLKESGSTGMQDADDVAVVPLPAVQQSLTGFGALGSIVVQATGADTTDSAQAEVTAVLNQRHGITPTGTADYRILNQATLQETVSSTIGIFTALLGAVAAISLLVGGIGITNIMLVTVTERTREIGIRKAIGAPRSAILGQFLLEATVLSLVGGLSGVAIAFAGTRFTIAGISPVLVPSSIALALGVSVGIGLFFGGYPANRAARLRPIEALRHE, encoded by the coding sequence GTGAGCCGGCTGGAGATCCTGCGGTTCGCGCTGCGCGGGCTGGCCGCGAACAAGCTGCGCAGCTTCCTGACCACGCTCGGCATCCTGATCGGGGTGGCGGCCGTGATCCTGCTGGTCGCCTTCGGCGAGGGAGCCTCGCAGAGCATCCAGCAGTCCATCCAGCGGCTCGGTGCCAACACCCTCACCATCTCGGCGTCCTTCGCCGGGGGTGGTGGTGGCGGTTTCGGCGGGGCCGGAGCGGGCCTGGCGGGAGGGGGCCAGAACAGCGGCCCGCGTACCCAGGCCAGGCCGCTCACCCTGGAGGACGCCAGGGCACTGACCGACCGCGAGCAGGTGCCCTCGGTACGGAGCGTGTCGCCGGTGGTGACCATGAACTCGGCCGCCGCGGTCCACGAGGGCGCCGGTCATACGATCGCGCAGCTCGTGGGCACCTACCCCAGCTACTTCGAGGCGACGAACAAGCCCGTCGAGAGCGGCACCTATTTCGTCAACGACGACGTGCTGGCCGCCAGGAAGGTCATGGTGATCGGGCGGACCGTGGCCGAGGGGTTGTTCGGCACCGCCGATCCGGTCGGCAGGCCGGTCAGCGTCTCCGGGGTGCCGTTCACCGTGATCGGGGTGCTCAAGGAGTCGGGCTCCACGGGCATGCAGGACGCGGACGACGTGGCAGTCGTGCCGCTGCCCGCCGTGCAGCAGAGCCTGACCGGGTTCGGCGCGCTCGGCTCCATCGTCGTGCAGGCGACCGGCGCGGACACCACCGACTCGGCGCAGGCCGAGGTGACCGCCGTACTCAACCAGCGGCACGGCATCACCCCGACGGGCACCGCGGACTACCGGATCCTGAACCAGGCCACCCTGCAGGAGACGGTCAGCTCGACCATCGGGATCTTCACCGCCCTGCTCGGCGCGGTCGCCGCCATCTCCCTGCTGGTCGGCGGCATCGGCATCACCAACATCATGCTGGTCACCGTCACCGAGCGGACCAGGGAGATCGGCATCAGGAAGGCCATCGGCGCGCCCAGGAGCGCCATCCTCGGTCAGTTTCTGCTGGAGGCGACGGTGCTGAGCCTGGTCGGCGGCCTGTCGGGTGTCGCGATCGCGTTCGCCGGTACCCGCTTCACGATCGCCGGGATCTCGCCGGTGCTCGTACCGTCCTCGATCGCGCTGGCCCTCGGCGTCTCCGTGGGCATCGGGCTGTTCTTCGGCGGCTACCCGGCCAACCGGGCGGCCAGGCTCCGGCCCATCGAGGCCCTGCGCCACGAGTGA
- a CDS encoding ABC transporter translates to MGDNDGLLETLRELRRHLDRDLFPLTIGDVAADRRALRELTGQLDDYLIPRLSAIDAPLLAVVGGSTGAGKSTLVNSLVGADVSEPGVLRPTTMAPTLVTSPADRDWFTAQNILPGLPRVTGNGRGEPGTLRVVTAGALPPGLALLDAPDIDSVVTANRELAAQLLAAADLWLFTTTAARYADEVPWSFLRSARERSTALAVILSRVPPEALSVVRKDLARLLEANGLGGTRLFEVPELVLPEENARLPRQAVQPIADWLTTIAADSRSRADVVRHTLSGALESLSTRVPALAGAVERQHAGAAELRSMADAAYAVGLASFDEGMRDGSLLRGEVLARWQDFIGTGDLMRSLESRVGRVRDRLVAFVTGRPAPESELRVALESGVEALIRASADGAAERLMESWSSHPAGRALLEREGVATAGRLGRASADLPARAQEAVRGWQSYVLDLVRKEGADKRTTARITSFGLNGAGLLLMLAVFASTGGLTGIEVGIAGGTSVLSQKVLEAVFGDQAVRTLTVKARSDLRARVAILLGEDADRFITLLDAVQPPEGTAPALRTTADAVREHLRELPVVDRRAALSPGSAPEGAGSAAVVPDSRQRSGVQRPPGGVQRPPGGVQRPPGGVQRPPGGHGPHPPDGSDDVPRVSGGTDDGGPRATGAGEVGEA, encoded by the coding sequence ATGGGCGACAACGACGGTCTGCTGGAGACGCTGCGAGAGTTGCGGCGACATCTCGACCGTGACCTGTTCCCCCTCACGATCGGTGACGTGGCGGCCGATCGCCGGGCACTGCGCGAGCTGACCGGCCAGCTCGACGACTATCTCATCCCCCGGCTGAGCGCCATCGACGCCCCGCTGCTCGCCGTCGTCGGCGGCTCCACCGGGGCAGGCAAGTCCACGCTGGTGAACTCCCTGGTCGGTGCGGACGTCTCCGAGCCAGGCGTGCTGCGGCCCACGACGATGGCCCCCACCTTGGTCACCAGTCCCGCCGACCGTGACTGGTTCACCGCCCAGAACATCCTGCCCGGCCTGCCCCGCGTCACCGGTAACGGCAGAGGAGAGCCCGGCACGCTCCGGGTCGTCACCGCCGGGGCACTCCCGCCGGGACTGGCCCTGCTGGACGCCCCCGACATCGACTCGGTCGTCACCGCCAACCGCGAGCTGGCCGCCCAGCTGCTCGCCGCCGCCGACCTGTGGCTGTTCACCACCACCGCCGCCCGGTACGCCGACGAGGTCCCCTGGAGCTTCCTGCGCTCGGCCAGGGAGCGGAGCACGGCCCTGGCCGTCATCCTCTCCCGGGTGCCGCCGGAGGCACTGAGTGTGGTGCGCAAGGACCTGGCCCGGCTGCTGGAGGCCAATGGCCTGGGCGGGACTCGGCTTTTCGAGGTGCCCGAGCTGGTGTTGCCCGAGGAGAACGCCCGGCTGCCGCGCCAGGCGGTCCAGCCGATCGCCGACTGGCTCACCACCATCGCCGCCGACTCCCGTTCTCGCGCCGACGTGGTGCGCCACACCCTGTCCGGCGCGCTGGAGAGCCTCTCCACCCGCGTTCCCGCGCTCGCCGGAGCGGTCGAGCGCCAGCACGCCGGGGCCGCCGAACTGCGCTCGATGGCTGATGCCGCCTACGCCGTGGGCCTCGCCTCCTTCGACGAGGGCATGCGGGACGGGTCGCTGCTACGGGGGGAGGTCCTGGCCCGATGGCAGGACTTCATCGGGACCGGCGACCTGATGCGCTCCCTGGAAAGCCGGGTCGGCCGGGTCAGGGACCGCCTCGTGGCGTTCGTCACCGGGCGGCCCGCGCCGGAGAGCGAGCTGCGGGTCGCGCTGGAGAGCGGGGTGGAGGCACTGATCAGGGCCTCGGCCGACGGTGCCGCCGAGCGCCTGATGGAGTCGTGGTCATCGCACCCGGCGGGACGCGCCCTGCTGGAGCGTGAAGGGGTCGCCACCGCGGGGCGTCTCGGCCGGGCCTCCGCCGACCTGCCCGCCAGGGCGCAGGAGGCGGTCAGGGGCTGGCAGTCGTACGTGCTCGACCTGGTCAGAAAGGAGGGGGCGGACAAGCGGACCACCGCCCGCATCACCTCGTTCGGACTCAACGGCGCCGGGCTGCTGCTGATGCTCGCGGTGTTCGCCTCGACCGGCGGCCTGACCGGCATCGAGGTCGGCATCGCCGGAGGCACCAGCGTGCTCAGCCAGAAGGTCCTGGAGGCAGTCTTCGGCGACCAGGCCGTCCGTACCCTCACCGTCAAGGCCCGTTCCGACCTGCGCGCCCGGGTGGCGATCCTCCTCGGTGAGGACGCCGACCGCTTCATCACCCTCCTGGACGCCGTCCAGCCCCCCGAGGGCACCGCCCCCGCCCTCCGTACCACCGCGGACGCGGTACGCGAGCACCTGCGCGAACTGCCCGTCGTGGACCGCCGGGCCGCTCTTTCGCCGGGCTCCGCCCCCGAAGGCGCGGGTTCCGCCGCGGTCGTACCTGATTCCCGGCAGCGGTCCGGTGTCCAGCGCCCGCCCGGCGGTGTCCAGCGCCCGCCCGGTGGCGTCCAGCGCCCGCCCGGTGGCGTCCAGCGCCCGCCCGGTGGGCACGGTCCGCATCCGCCCGACGGGTCCGACGACGTTCCACGTGTGAGTGGCGGGACCGATGACGGGGGGCCGCGCGCCACCGGCGCCGGAGAGGTGGGCGAGGCGTGA